The proteins below are encoded in one region of Microbispora sp. NBC_01189:
- the lon gene encoding endopeptidase La: MSQVLPVLPLDDEVVLPGMVVPFDLSDSEVRAAIDAARAGGESTVLLVPRVDGRYGPVGVSAVVEQVGRLPGGEPAAVVRGVHRMRVGTGTTGPGAALWVEATVLEPVAAGPRAGELAKEYKALTTTILQKRGAWQVVDAVNQITDPAVLADSSGYAPWLTIQQKLLLLEIDDPAERLDKLVGWARDHLAEMDVAETIRKDVQEGMEKQQREFLLRQQLAAVRKELGELSGDPSDEEEDYRARIEAAGLPEKVREAALKEVAKLERTSDQSPETGWIRTWLDTVLDVPWNVHTTDSYDIAGARAVLDADHTGLDDVKDRIVEYLAVRKRRADQGLGVVGGRRSGAVLALAGPPGVGKTSLGESVARAMGRKFVRVALGGVRDEAEIRGHRRTYVGALPGRIVRAIREAGSMNPVVLLDEIDKVGADYRGDPTAALLEVLDPAQNHTFRDHYLEVELDLSDVLFLATANVLEQVPGPLLDRMELVTLDGYTEDEKVAIARDHLLPRQLEKAGLTTADVTVEEAALRRLAGEYTREAGVRSLERSIARVLRRVTAKVALGETELPVTVAPGDLVAHLGRPRHVPESSLPEARQRTAVPGVATGLAVTGAGGDVLYVEASLADPETGATGVTLTGQLGDVMKESAQIALSFLRSRGAELELPVGSLRDRSVHIHVPAGAVPKDGPSAGVTMTTALASLLSGRPVRSDVAMTGEVSLTGRVLPIGGVKQKLLAAHRAGVTTVLIPARNEPDLDDVPAEVLADLTVHAVSDVREVLDLALTPATVSRQAVA; encoded by the coding sequence ATGTCCCAGGTCCTTCCCGTCCTCCCGCTCGACGACGAAGTTGTCCTGCCCGGCATGGTCGTTCCCTTCGACCTGTCGGACTCGGAGGTCCGCGCCGCCATCGACGCCGCCAGGGCCGGTGGAGAGAGCACGGTCCTGCTGGTGCCCCGGGTGGACGGCCGCTACGGCCCGGTGGGGGTGAGCGCCGTCGTGGAGCAGGTCGGACGGCTGCCGGGCGGCGAGCCCGCGGCCGTCGTGCGCGGCGTGCACCGCATGCGCGTCGGCACCGGCACCACCGGCCCCGGCGCGGCGCTGTGGGTCGAGGCGACGGTGCTGGAGCCGGTCGCCGCCGGGCCGAGAGCCGGAGAGCTGGCCAAGGAGTACAAGGCCCTGACCACCACGATCCTGCAGAAGCGGGGCGCATGGCAGGTCGTCGACGCCGTCAACCAGATCACCGACCCCGCCGTCCTCGCCGACAGCTCGGGGTACGCCCCCTGGCTGACCATCCAGCAGAAGCTGCTGCTGCTGGAGATAGACGACCCCGCGGAGCGTCTCGACAAGCTCGTCGGCTGGGCCCGTGACCACCTCGCCGAGATGGATGTCGCGGAGACCATCCGCAAGGACGTCCAGGAGGGCATGGAGAAGCAGCAGCGCGAGTTCCTGCTGCGCCAGCAGCTCGCCGCCGTACGCAAGGAGCTGGGCGAGCTGAGCGGCGACCCCTCCGACGAGGAGGAGGACTACCGGGCCCGCATCGAGGCCGCCGGCCTGCCCGAGAAGGTCAGGGAGGCGGCGCTCAAGGAGGTCGCCAAGCTGGAGCGGACCTCCGACCAGTCGCCCGAGACCGGCTGGATCCGCACCTGGCTCGACACGGTGCTGGACGTCCCGTGGAACGTCCACACGACCGACTCCTACGACATCGCGGGCGCCCGCGCGGTGCTCGACGCCGACCACACCGGCCTCGACGACGTGAAGGACCGCATCGTGGAGTATCTCGCGGTCCGCAAGCGCCGGGCCGACCAGGGACTCGGCGTGGTCGGCGGGCGCCGCAGCGGCGCCGTGCTCGCGCTGGCCGGCCCTCCCGGGGTCGGCAAGACCTCCCTCGGCGAGTCGGTCGCCCGCGCCATGGGCAGGAAGTTCGTCCGGGTCGCCCTGGGCGGCGTGCGCGACGAGGCGGAGATCCGCGGACACCGGCGCACGTACGTCGGGGCGCTGCCGGGCCGCATCGTCCGGGCGATCCGCGAGGCGGGCTCGATGAACCCCGTCGTGCTGCTCGACGAGATCGACAAGGTCGGCGCGGACTACCGGGGCGATCCCACGGCGGCGCTGCTGGAGGTGCTCGACCCGGCGCAGAACCACACCTTCCGCGACCACTACCTGGAGGTCGAGCTCGACCTCAGCGACGTGCTGTTCCTCGCGACGGCCAACGTCCTGGAGCAGGTGCCCGGGCCGCTGCTCGACCGGATGGAGCTCGTCACGCTGGACGGTTACACCGAGGACGAGAAGGTCGCCATCGCCCGCGACCACCTGCTGCCGCGCCAGCTGGAGAAGGCGGGCCTCACCACCGCCGACGTGACGGTGGAGGAGGCCGCGCTGCGCCGCCTGGCGGGCGAGTACACCCGCGAGGCCGGCGTCCGCTCGCTGGAGCGGTCGATCGCCCGCGTCCTGCGCCGGGTGACGGCGAAGGTCGCCCTCGGGGAGACGGAGCTGCCGGTGACGGTCGCCCCCGGCGACCTGGTCGCCCACCTGGGCCGGCCGCGGCACGTGCCCGAGTCGTCCCTGCCGGAGGCCCGTCAGCGTACGGCAGTGCCGGGCGTGGCCACGGGCCTCGCGGTGACCGGCGCGGGCGGCGACGTCCTCTACGTCGAGGCGTCGCTGGCCGACCCGGAGACCGGGGCGACCGGCGTCACGCTCACCGGACAGCTCGGCGACGTGATGAAGGAGTCGGCCCAGATCGCGCTGTCCTTCCTGCGGTCACGCGGCGCGGAGCTGGAGCTGCCGGTCGGGTCGCTCCGGGACCGGTCGGTGCACATCCACGTGCCCGCGGGCGCGGTCCCGAAGGACGGCCCGTCGGCGGGCGTCACGATGACCACGGCCCTCGCCTCCCTGCTGTCGGGCCGCCCGGTCCGCAGCGACGTGGCGATGACCGGTGAGGTGTCCCTGACCGGCCGGGTGCTGCCGATCGGCGGGGTGAAGCAGAAGCTGCTGGCCGCTCACCGGGCCGGGGTCACCACCGTGCTCATCCCCGCGCGGAACGAGCCCGACCTGGACGACGTGCCGGCCGAGGTGCTGGCCGACCTCACCGTCCACGCCGTGAGCGACGTCCGCGAGGTCCTCGACCTGGCGCTGACCCCCGCGACGGTCAGCCGGCAGGCCGTCGCCTGA
- a CDS encoding MFS transporter, translated as MTSGHIRLRSATGRWVLLTTVLGSSLATLDGTVVNVALPALGRDLDAGMSGLQWTVNGYTLTMAALILLGGSLGDRLGRRKIFVVGVVWFALASALCGLAPSAPVLVLARALQGVGAALLIPGSLAIIQASYVPDDRPRAVGAWSGLGGVAAAVGPLLGGWLVEAAGWRWVFLLNLPLAAVVVGVAARHVPETRDAGPHGRFDVLGTFLAAPALAGLTYGLILAGDGLVPLAAGIILSVCFVVVEIRRSPRSLVPVGVFASREFTAVNVVTLVMYAAMGLVFFLLVVQLQVSAGLSPIAAGSAMLPVTILMLLLSSRAGELARRIGPRLPMTGGILLCAAGLLLMSRIGPGTSYLTDVLPAAAVFGLGLSAAVAPLTATVLATAEERYAGIASGVNNALARTGGLLAVAAVPPLVGLTGDAYESPAAFTRGYHTSMLVCAVMMAVAAVIAFATIRTNVLAAQEAGPPAPERPGEASPLGSRPPAGSGT; from the coding sequence ATGACATCCGGGCATATCCGACTCCGCTCGGCGACGGGCCGCTGGGTGCTGCTCACCACGGTCCTCGGGTCGTCCCTCGCGACCCTCGACGGCACCGTGGTCAACGTGGCCCTCCCCGCCCTCGGCCGCGACCTCGACGCCGGAATGTCCGGCCTCCAGTGGACGGTGAACGGCTACACGCTCACGATGGCCGCGCTGATCCTGCTCGGCGGGTCCCTGGGCGACCGGCTCGGCCGACGCAAGATCTTCGTCGTCGGAGTGGTGTGGTTCGCCCTGGCCTCCGCCCTCTGCGGGCTCGCGCCGAGCGCCCCCGTGCTCGTGCTCGCCCGCGCGCTACAGGGCGTCGGGGCGGCCCTGCTGATCCCCGGCAGCCTCGCGATCATCCAGGCGAGCTACGTGCCGGACGACCGGCCCCGCGCCGTCGGCGCCTGGTCGGGTCTGGGCGGCGTGGCCGCCGCCGTCGGGCCGCTGCTCGGCGGGTGGCTGGTCGAGGCGGCCGGCTGGCGGTGGGTGTTCCTGCTCAACCTGCCGCTCGCCGCCGTCGTGGTCGGCGTCGCCGCCCGGCACGTGCCCGAGACCCGGGACGCCGGGCCGCACGGCCGCTTCGACGTGCTCGGGACCTTCCTCGCCGCCCCCGCCCTGGCCGGGCTGACGTACGGCCTGATCCTGGCAGGCGACGGGCTGGTGCCGCTGGCCGCCGGGATCATCCTGTCCGTCTGCTTCGTGGTGGTGGAGATCCGGCGCTCCCCCCGGTCGCTCGTCCCCGTGGGAGTGTTCGCCTCGCGGGAGTTCACCGCGGTCAACGTCGTCACGCTGGTCATGTACGCGGCGATGGGACTGGTGTTCTTCCTGCTGGTCGTCCAGCTGCAGGTGTCGGCCGGGCTGTCTCCCATCGCCGCCGGGTCGGCGATGCTGCCGGTCACGATCCTCATGCTGCTGCTGTCGTCCCGGGCCGGCGAGCTGGCGAGGAGGATCGGCCCACGCCTCCCCATGACGGGCGGCATCCTGCTGTGCGCGGCCGGGCTGCTGCTCATGAGCCGCATCGGCCCGGGCACCTCGTACCTGACCGACGTGCTGCCCGCGGCGGCCGTGTTCGGGCTCGGGCTGTCCGCCGCCGTCGCCCCGCTCACCGCGACCGTGCTCGCCACCGCGGAGGAGCGGTACGCGGGTATCGCGAGCGGGGTCAACAACGCCCTGGCCAGGACGGGCGGCCTGCTGGCCGTCGCCGCCGTGCCGCCGCTCGTGGGGCTGACGGGCGACGCCTACGAGTCGCCCGCCGCGTTCACCCGGGGATATCACACCTCGATGCTGGTCTGCGCGGTCATGATGGCCGTCGCGGCGGTCATCGCCTTCGCCACGATCAGGACGAACGTCCTCGCCGCGCAGGAGGCCGGGCCGCCCGCCCCCGAACGCCCGGGCGAGGCGTCGCCGCTCGGCTCCCGCCCGCCGGCGGGTTCGGGCACCTGA
- a CDS encoding HAD-IA family hydrolase, with translation MKTVLFDYGNVVSLPQAPEDVARLASYVTGAEPGFEDRYWEVRLDFDRGSLDPAAYWSHVYGRPMDGAGLDEVVAIDVASWSRPNEETVAIVDELAKVGVPMALLSNMPVCVAEGIDTLPFMRPIGPRFYSGRMGLVKPEAEIFHETVAWLGVAPGDLVFVDDRLENVAAAERAGLAAVHFRDAAALREDLKTLLG, from the coding sequence ATGAAGACTGTGCTTTTCGACTACGGCAACGTCGTCTCGCTGCCCCAGGCTCCCGAGGACGTCGCCCGCCTGGCCTCGTACGTCACGGGGGCCGAGCCCGGGTTCGAGGACCGCTACTGGGAGGTGCGGCTCGACTTCGACCGCGGCTCGCTCGACCCGGCCGCGTACTGGTCCCACGTGTACGGCAGGCCGATGGACGGCGCGGGCCTCGACGAGGTCGTCGCCATCGACGTGGCGAGCTGGTCGCGGCCCAACGAGGAGACGGTGGCGATCGTCGACGAGCTGGCCAAGGTCGGGGTGCCGATGGCGCTGCTGTCCAACATGCCGGTCTGTGTCGCCGAGGGCATCGACACCCTGCCGTTCATGCGGCCGATCGGCCCGCGCTTCTACAGCGGCCGGATGGGCCTGGTGAAGCCGGAGGCGGAGATCTTCCACGAGACCGTGGCCTGGCTCGGGGTCGCTCCCGGCGACCTCGTCTTCGTGGACGACCGGCTGGAGAACGTCGCGGCGGCCGAGCGGGCCGGGCTCGCCGCCGTCCACTTCCGCGACGCCGCCGCCCTGCGCGAGGACCTGAAGACGCTTCTCGGCTGA
- the arfB gene encoding alternative ribosome rescue aminoacyl-tRNA hydrolase ArfB, whose translation MPGPLPVRGSIVVPEAELTWRFSRSSGPGGQGVNTTDSRVELGFDVARTTAFGPALRARALERLAVRLVDGVITVTASEHRSQLRNREAALERLAALLRDAIAPPPKRRRSTKPSKGSVERRLAAKKHRSDLKRLRRTED comes from the coding sequence ATGCCAGGCCCGTTGCCCGTCCGCGGCTCGATCGTCGTGCCCGAGGCCGAGTTGACCTGGCGTTTCTCCCGTTCGTCGGGCCCGGGCGGCCAAGGCGTCAACACCACCGACAGCCGGGTCGAGCTCGGCTTCGACGTCGCGCGCACGACCGCCTTCGGTCCGGCGCTCCGGGCCCGGGCGCTCGAACGCCTCGCCGTCCGGCTGGTGGACGGCGTGATCACGGTGACGGCCTCGGAGCACCGATCGCAGTTGCGCAACCGCGAGGCGGCGCTGGAACGGCTGGCGGCCCTGCTCCGCGACGCTATCGCGCCGCCGCCCAAACGGCGCCGTTCCACAAAGCCCTCCAAGGGCTCGGTCGAGCGCCGCCTGGCGGCCAAGAAGCACCGCTCCGACCTCAAGCGCCTGCGCCGTACGGAGGACTGA
- a CDS encoding HAD-IIA family hydrolase → MSERKPIESWLSDMDGVLVHEGQPVPGADEFIRRLKESGKRFLVLTNNSIYTARDLSVRLRAAGLDVPAESIWTSALATAKFLADQRPEGSAYVIGEAGLTTALHEVGYVLTDLDPDYVVLGETRTYSFTSITRAIRLIDNGARFIATNPDPVGPSTEGSLPACGAVAAMITKATGVEPYFVGKPNPMMMRSALNQIDAHSESTAMIGDRMDTDVVCGIEAGLNTILVLTGVIQKDQIDRYPFRPTQVVNSVADLIDLV, encoded by the coding sequence ATGAGCGAGCGAAAGCCCATTGAGTCGTGGTTGTCTGATATGGATGGCGTACTGGTCCACGAGGGCCAGCCGGTGCCGGGCGCCGACGAGTTCATCAGGCGGCTGAAGGAGTCGGGGAAGAGGTTCCTCGTCCTCACCAACAACTCGATCTACACCGCCCGCGACCTGTCCGTGCGGCTGCGCGCGGCGGGGCTGGACGTGCCCGCCGAATCGATCTGGACCTCCGCGCTGGCCACCGCCAAGTTCCTGGCCGACCAGCGGCCCGAGGGCTCGGCGTACGTCATCGGCGAGGCGGGGCTGACCACGGCCCTGCACGAGGTCGGCTACGTGCTGACCGACCTCGACCCCGACTACGTGGTGCTGGGGGAGACCCGCACCTACAGCTTCACCTCGATAACCCGGGCGATCCGGCTGATCGACAACGGCGCCCGGTTCATCGCTACCAACCCCGACCCCGTCGGCCCGTCGACCGAGGGCTCGCTGCCGGCCTGCGGCGCGGTCGCCGCCATGATCACCAAGGCGACCGGGGTCGAGCCGTACTTCGTCGGCAAGCCGAACCCGATGATGATGCGCAGCGCGCTCAACCAGATCGACGCGCACAGCGAGAGCACCGCGATGATCGGCGACCGCATGGACACCGACGTGGTCTGCGGCATCGAGGCGGGCCTGAACACGATCCTGGTGCTCACCGGCGTCATCCAGAAGGACCAGATCGACCGGTACCCCTTCCGGCCCACCCAGGTGGTCAACTCCGTGGCCGACCTCATCGACCTCGTCTGA
- a CDS encoding LLM class flavin-dependent oxidoreductase, whose protein sequence is MSGGDEIRGVPRGTAGVPLSILELATVGEGQTAAESLRDATELARRAEEWGYHRIWVAEHHGMPGVASSSPAVLIAHLAAATRTIRIGSGGVMLPNHAPLVIAEQFGTLHALHPGRVDLGLGRAPGTDMATANALRRSAEVDPDDFPRQVAELTGFLDGSFPPGHPYEKIRAVPGGPDAATTGRPPIWLLGSSGFSARLAGLLGLPFAFAHHFSAANTEPALDLYRSSFRPSEVLDRPYALIGVAAVAADTEEEALRQVMPGALSWLRMRHGWPGRMPTPEEALAYPYTPIEREFVRDRLSAVVHGDAGTVRAGLEELRKRTGADELMITTMVHGAPARLRSHELVARAYGMI, encoded by the coding sequence ATGAGCGGCGGGGACGAGATCCGCGGCGTGCCGCGCGGGACGGCGGGAGTGCCGCTGTCGATCCTGGAGCTCGCGACCGTCGGCGAGGGCCAGACGGCCGCCGAGTCGCTGCGCGACGCCACCGAGCTGGCCCGGCGGGCCGAAGAGTGGGGGTATCACCGCATCTGGGTCGCCGAGCACCACGGCATGCCGGGGGTGGCGAGCTCCTCCCCGGCCGTGCTCATCGCGCATCTCGCGGCGGCCACCCGGACGATCCGGATCGGGTCGGGCGGCGTGATGCTCCCCAACCACGCCCCGCTGGTGATCGCCGAGCAGTTCGGCACGCTGCACGCGCTGCACCCCGGCCGCGTCGACCTCGGCCTCGGCCGCGCCCCGGGCACCGACATGGCGACGGCGAACGCGCTGCGCCGCTCCGCCGAGGTGGACCCCGACGACTTCCCCCGGCAGGTGGCCGAGCTGACCGGGTTCCTCGACGGCTCCTTCCCGCCCGGTCACCCGTACGAGAAGATCAGGGCCGTGCCGGGCGGACCCGACGCGGCGACCACGGGCCGGCCGCCGATCTGGCTGCTCGGATCCAGCGGGTTCAGCGCCAGGCTGGCCGGGCTGCTGGGGCTGCCGTTCGCCTTCGCCCACCACTTCAGCGCCGCCAACACCGAGCCCGCGCTCGACCTCTACCGCTCCTCCTTCCGCCCCTCCGAGGTGCTCGACCGCCCGTACGCGCTGATCGGGGTGGCGGCGGTCGCCGCCGACACCGAGGAGGAGGCGCTGCGGCAGGTCATGCCGGGCGCGCTGTCGTGGCTGCGGATGCGCCACGGCTGGCCCGGCCGGATGCCGACCCCCGAAGAGGCGCTGGCCTATCCGTACACCCCGATCGAGCGGGAGTTCGTCCGCGACCGGCTGTCGGCCGTCGTGCACGGCGACGCCGGGACCGTGCGGGCCGGGCTGGAGGAGCTGCGCAAGCGCACCGGGGCCGACGAGCTGATGATCACCACGATGGTCCACGGCGCCCCGGCACGGCTGCGCTCCCACGAGCTCGTCGCCCGCGCGTACGGCATGATCTAG
- a CDS encoding TIGR03619 family F420-dependent LLM class oxidoreductase: MRIGFAVPVSGSWATPENMRRIARRADELGYHGVWAFQRLLYPEGHAMGPVYRSVQDPVVTLAYLAGITERVRLGVAVLNLPFVSPVLLAKQLSTLQQVSGGRLDVGLGLGWLPEEFTASGVPMERRGRRAEEYVGLLRRLWTEDVVEHRGEFYEVPRSHQDPRPASPPPVLLGGTARVALERAGRIADGWISSSRADLGTIDQQIAIVKEAARGAGRDPDALRFVVRGVTRVRPADEGPLTGPYDKIRRDVEELAARGVTEVFHDLNFDPEIGDPEADPGESLRRAEEALDALAP; this comes from the coding sequence ATGAGGATTGGATTTGCCGTGCCGGTGTCGGGCTCGTGGGCGACGCCGGAGAACATGAGGCGGATCGCCCGCCGCGCCGACGAGCTCGGCTACCACGGGGTGTGGGCGTTCCAGCGGCTGCTCTACCCCGAGGGCCACGCGATGGGGCCCGTCTACCGGAGCGTGCAGGACCCGGTCGTCACGCTCGCGTACCTGGCGGGGATCACCGAGCGGGTACGGCTCGGCGTGGCCGTGCTCAACCTGCCGTTCGTCAGCCCGGTGCTGCTGGCCAAGCAGCTCTCCACCCTGCAGCAGGTGTCCGGAGGCAGGCTCGACGTGGGCCTCGGGCTGGGCTGGCTGCCGGAGGAGTTCACCGCGTCCGGCGTGCCGATGGAGCGGCGGGGCAGGCGCGCGGAGGAGTACGTCGGCCTGCTGCGGCGGCTGTGGACCGAGGACGTCGTCGAGCACAGGGGCGAGTTCTACGAGGTGCCGCGCTCCCACCAGGACCCCCGGCCCGCCTCGCCGCCGCCCGTCCTGCTGGGCGGCACCGCGCGGGTCGCGCTGGAGCGCGCCGGGCGGATCGCCGACGGCTGGATCAGCTCCAGCCGCGCCGACCTCGGCACCATCGACCAGCAGATCGCCATTGTGAAGGAGGCGGCCCGGGGGGCCGGGCGCGACCCGGACGCGCTGCGGTTCGTCGTACGCGGCGTCACCCGCGTCCGCCCGGCGGACGAGGGCCCGCTGACCGGGCCGTACGACAAGATCCGGCGGGACGTCGAGGAGCTCGCGGCCAGGGGGGTGACCGAGGTCTTCCACGACCTCAACTTCGACCCCGAGATCGGCGACCCGGAGGCTGACCCCGGAGAGTCCCTGCGCCGTGCCGAGGAGGCCCTTGACGCCCTCGCCCCGTAG
- a CDS encoding phosphotransferase family protein, with product MDDHRLQAGDLARLAGHDGPVTVLKRTMVLQRTKVLVVRAGDVVVKAHPPGTGEEELRARLDAARALDGVMLAPLGLERLDGRLVTIWPAGEPLTMDDVEAGATPWEEGGRLLALLHARPVPAGLPPAGGPSRLPRAMADLASAGVPAPVAAPILEAYATLPPAREGGALTHGDWHLGQLVRHGGGWLLIDPDDLGAGDPAWDLARPAAWFAAGLLAPDDWERLLTAYLAAGGTAVSADDPWRELDAPARALTVQLAATAVAAGARAGEPPDDAAEALVSACGRIVAAARAGT from the coding sequence GTGGACGATCATCGTTTACAGGCCGGCGACCTGGCCCGTCTGGCGGGACACGACGGGCCGGTGACGGTGCTCAAGCGGACCATGGTTCTCCAGCGGACCAAGGTGCTCGTGGTCCGGGCCGGCGACGTGGTCGTCAAGGCGCACCCGCCCGGCACCGGCGAGGAGGAACTGCGCGCCCGGCTCGACGCGGCCCGCGCGCTCGACGGCGTCATGCTCGCCCCGCTCGGCCTCGAACGGCTGGACGGCCGCCTGGTCACGATCTGGCCCGCCGGCGAGCCGCTGACCATGGACGACGTGGAGGCGGGGGCGACGCCGTGGGAGGAGGGCGGCCGGCTGCTCGCGCTGCTGCACGCCCGGCCGGTCCCGGCGGGCCTGCCGCCCGCCGGGGGGCCGTCGCGGCTGCCGCGGGCCATGGCCGACCTGGCGTCGGCCGGCGTTCCCGCCCCCGTCGCGGCGCCGATCCTGGAGGCGTACGCGACGCTGCCGCCGGCCCGGGAGGGTGGCGCGCTGACGCACGGCGACTGGCACCTCGGCCAGCTGGTCCGGCACGGCGGCGGCTGGCTGCTGATCGACCCCGACGATCTCGGAGCGGGCGACCCGGCGTGGGACCTGGCCCGCCCCGCCGCCTGGTTCGCCGCCGGCCTGCTCGCCCCGGACGACTGGGAGCGGCTGCTCACCGCCTACCTCGCGGCGGGCGGGACCGCGGTGTCCGCGGACGACCCGTGGCGGGAACTCGACGCGCCGGCCCGGGCGTTGACCGTTCAGCTGGCCGCGACGGCGGTGGCCGCGGGGGCGAGAGCCGGGGAACCACCCGACGACGCCGCCGAGGCACTGGTGTCCGCCTGCGGGAGGATCGTCGCGGCCGCCCGTGCCGGGACCTGA
- a CDS encoding zf-TFIIB domain-containing protein — protein MQCPKCRGRMRTFDRNGVHIEQCDNCRGIFLDYGELETLTRMEAQWAQQTYAPPPPAHGGPAWGGGHGGHHGHRRDSWVGMLFSS, from the coding sequence ATGCAGTGCCCCAAGTGCCGTGGCCGGATGCGGACGTTCGACCGCAACGGGGTCCACATCGAGCAGTGCGACAACTGCCGCGGCATCTTCCTGGACTACGGCGAGCTGGAGACGCTGACGCGCATGGAGGCCCAGTGGGCCCAGCAGACCTACGCTCCCCCGCCGCCGGCGCACGGAGGCCCAGCCTGGGGCGGCGGCCACGGCGGCCACCACGGCCACCGGCGCGACAGCTGGGTCGGCATGCTGTTCTCGAGCTGA
- the efeU gene encoding iron uptake transporter permease EfeU has translation MFASYLIGLREGLEATLVVSILVAFLVKSGRGDRLPLVWAGVGAAVALSVGFGALLTFTAANLGSRQHEMFDAFASLAATVFVTFMIFWMRTAARRMSGDLREKLSDALQLGSVAVVVVAFLSVAREGLETALLWFAAVQGATTSASPLTGITLGLLTSVALGYGLYRSAVRINLTKFFTWTGLLLILVAAGIFKYGVHDLQESGLLPGLSTYAFDISGVLDPGAWYSTLLSGMFNITAQPSVLETVAWVAYAVPVLVLFLRRPSVKAPAGAAPQSQQPQSPQPAS, from the coding sequence GTGTTCGCGAGCTACCTCATCGGCCTTCGCGAGGGCCTGGAGGCGACCCTGGTCGTCTCTATCCTGGTGGCCTTCCTCGTGAAGAGCGGCAGGGGTGACCGCCTGCCGCTGGTCTGGGCCGGTGTCGGAGCCGCCGTCGCGCTCTCCGTGGGGTTCGGGGCGTTGCTGACGTTCACCGCGGCCAACCTCGGCTCCCGGCAGCACGAGATGTTCGACGCCTTCGCCTCGCTGGCCGCGACCGTCTTCGTCACCTTCATGATCTTCTGGATGCGCACGGCGGCCCGCCGGATGTCGGGCGACCTGCGCGAGAAGCTCAGCGACGCCCTGCAGCTCGGGTCCGTGGCCGTGGTCGTGGTGGCCTTCCTGTCGGTCGCCCGCGAGGGGCTGGAGACCGCCCTGCTGTGGTTCGCCGCCGTCCAGGGCGCGACCACCAGCGCGAGCCCGCTCACCGGCATCACGCTCGGCCTGCTCACCTCCGTCGCGTTGGGCTACGGGCTGTACCGCAGCGCGGTGCGGATCAACCTCACCAAGTTCTTCACCTGGACCGGCCTGCTGCTGATCCTGGTCGCCGCCGGCATCTTCAAGTACGGCGTGCACGACCTGCAGGAGTCGGGCCTGCTGCCCGGTCTCAGCACGTACGCCTTCGACATCAGCGGCGTGCTCGACCCCGGCGCCTGGTACTCGACGCTGCTGAGCGGCATGTTCAACATCACCGCCCAGCCCAGCGTGCTGGAGACCGTCGCCTGGGTCGCCTACGCCGTGCCCGTGCTCGTGCTGTTCCTGCGGCGGCCCTCCGTCAAGGCGCCCGCCGGCGCCGCCCCCCAGTCTCAACAGCCCCAGTCTCCCCAGCCCGCTTCGTGA